From the genome of Thermococcus stetteri, one region includes:
- a CDS encoding nucleotidyltransferase domain-containing protein translates to MKELIRNVIKKTAEKLGVDVEEIILFGSRARGDFRRDSDWDVLIVTREKIPRAIELELYKLVHRELLFNGVKADILLISRDELEAVKEDRSYVYYYALREGIKV, encoded by the coding sequence ATGAAAGAGCTCATAAGGAACGTCATTAAGAAAACTGCAGAAAAACTTGGAGTTGATGTTGAGGAGATAATCCTCTTCGGATCAAGGGCCAGAGGAGACTTTAGGCGAGACTCCGACTGGGATGTGCTGATAGTCACCAGGGAAAAGATTCCGAGGGCCATTGAGCTTGAACTATATAAGCTAGTTCATAGAGAACTGCTGTTTAACGGCGTAAAGGCTGACATTCTCCTAATATCCCGGGATGAGCTTGAAGCAGTAAAAGAGGATAGGTCTTACGTCTATTACTAC
- a CDS encoding AIR synthase family protein yields the protein MLPPGKLRNDLLREVVFPNLGVEDVKVVYGPREGFDSAVLEYEDDHYLVVATDPTLGVPEGTFGFFVYHFASSDVAVFGARPRWLVVDLLFPEGTSREFLETMMKDLNAECHKYGSTIIGGHTGVYPSISEPTATTTAMGIVRKDELKLPLAKPGDKIVVTAKVGLEFAVSAAYFRAGELSKVLSKKELMRLKRSFYFETVVPDALVAKPFVRGMHDATEGGLTALHEIADNSGVGFRVYSEKLHLDPLVRKVLDFYNLEPWSVSSTGTLIAITPPENVNSIITELLKNGILAFELGEFTEERDRVLVEEEEEKSFPEFTEDPYVRLYGNS from the coding sequence ATGCTCCCGCCGGGAAAGCTGAGGAATGATCTCCTTCGTGAGGTCGTCTTCCCAAACCTCGGAGTTGAAGATGTCAAGGTGGTCTACGGGCCGAGGGAAGGGTTTGATTCGGCTGTTCTGGAATACGAGGATGACCACTATCTCGTAGTTGCAACGGACCCAACGCTCGGCGTTCCAGAAGGGACCTTCGGCTTCTTTGTTTACCACTTTGCTTCGAGCGACGTGGCGGTTTTTGGGGCAAGGCCGAGATGGCTCGTCGTTGACCTCCTCTTCCCGGAGGGGACTTCGCGGGAATTTCTGGAGACTATGATGAAAGACCTGAACGCCGAGTGTCACAAATACGGCTCGACAATAATCGGCGGCCATACCGGTGTTTATCCGAGCATCTCAGAGCCAACCGCGACAACAACTGCCATGGGCATAGTCAGAAAAGACGAGCTGAAGCTCCCCCTCGCCAAGCCCGGAGATAAAATAGTCGTGACGGCTAAGGTCGGCCTCGAATTTGCTGTCTCAGCGGCCTACTTTAGGGCAGGCGAGCTTTCAAAAGTTCTGAGTAAGAAAGAGCTCATGAGGCTCAAGCGCTCCTTCTACTTTGAAACGGTCGTTCCCGACGCCCTTGTAGCCAAACCCTTCGTGAGGGGCATGCACGATGCAACGGAGGGCGGCTTAACGGCCTTACACGAGATAGCGGACAACTCGGGAGTTGGCTTCAGGGTTTACTCGGAAAAGCTCCACCTCGACCCGCTCGTAAGGAAGGTGCTCGACTTTTACAATCTGGAACCCTGGAGCGTCTCCTCAACCGGCACGCTGATAGCGATAACGCCTCCAGAAAACGTTAATTCCATAATTACAGAATTACTTAAAAATGGAATTCTGGCATTTGAGCTGGGCGAGTTCACGGAAGAGAGAGACAGGGTTCTGGTGGAAGAGGAAGAAGAAAAATCGTTCCCGGAGTTCACGGAGGATCCCTACGTGAGGCTGTATGGAAACAGCTAA
- a CDS encoding 7-cyano-7-deazaguanine synthase, giving the protein MLTEVIEETRKFAEKTGLFEKRILMLFSGGKDSSLALYILKEADLNVSALTFFHRWSWRETLNWAMRFTKRLGVEHYLVDITDGLLREAAGRKGPVCINCKKVMLWNAKWFAINNGFDVLAKGDNANDKIIGALLDQCRSDIRLCGIPRIGIPFFRPLIKYPADVVERLADGAGIRPYRMYEHARRRQWREGCPLQYIDREQIVTPELMDLAYRVNYEVSKVARRRKVRVSVRVPSFEIMCWDCDEETLEKIKSIIMHFGGKANAPAGKAEE; this is encoded by the coding sequence ATGCTCACTGAAGTCATCGAAGAAACAAGAAAGTTCGCTGAGAAAACAGGCCTTTTTGAAAAACGAATTCTCATGCTGTTTTCTGGAGGAAAAGACAGCTCACTCGCCCTTTACATTCTTAAAGAGGCGGACTTGAATGTTTCGGCTCTAACTTTCTTCCACCGCTGGAGCTGGAGGGAAACCCTGAACTGGGCTATGAGGTTCACCAAAAGGCTCGGTGTCGAGCACTATCTGGTTGATATAACCGATGGCCTTCTCCGCGAGGCCGCTGGGAGAAAAGGGCCCGTCTGCATAAACTGCAAGAAGGTGATGCTCTGGAACGCCAAGTGGTTCGCCATCAACAACGGCTTCGACGTTTTGGCCAAAGGCGACAACGCGAACGACAAGATAATCGGCGCTCTCCTCGACCAGTGTAGGAGTGACATACGGCTCTGCGGGATTCCGAGGATAGGAATACCTTTCTTCCGCCCTCTGATTAAGTACCCCGCCGACGTCGTTGAGAGGCTCGCTGATGGGGCGGGAATAAGGCCCTACAGGATGTATGAACATGCGAGGAGGAGGCAGTGGAGGGAAGGGTGCCCGCTCCAGTACATAGACAGGGAGCAGATAGTAACACCAGAGCTCATGGACTTGGCCTACAGAGTGAACTACGAGGTGAGCAAGGTCGCGAGGAGGAGAAAGGTTAGGGTCAGCGTTAGGGTTCCGAGCTTTGAGATAATGTGCTGGGACTGCGACGAGGAGACTTTAGAGAAGATAAAATCGATAATCATGCACTTTGGGGGGAAAGCCAATGCTCCCGCCGGGAAAGCTGAGGAATGA
- a CDS encoding DUF4870 domain-containing protein yields the protein MEETQPDNPPKKTSLGLDENLEGLLAYLLGWVSGIILLLLEKDSDFVRFHAMQSTIIFLPLWIGIEIFKYIPFLGWILADLLGLIGLIVWIVGMVKAYQGERYKFPIAGDLAEQWLGKVNI from the coding sequence ATGGAAGAGACACAACCCGACAACCCGCCAAAGAAAACTTCCCTCGGCCTTGATGAGAACCTAGAGGGGCTGCTCGCATACCTATTGGGGTGGGTCAGCGGGATAATACTCCTGCTCCTTGAGAAGGACAGCGATTTCGTCCGTTTCCACGCTATGCAGTCAACGATAATCTTTCTCCCGCTGTGGATCGGTATCGAAATCTTCAAGTACATACCCTTCCTCGGCTGGATTCTCGCCGATCTCCTCGGTTTGATAGGTCTTATTGTCTGGATTGTTGGGATGGTCAAGGCCTACCAGGGAGAGCGCTACAAGTTCCCAATCGCGGGAGACCTAGCAGAACAGTGGCTCGGCAAAGTGAACATCTGA
- a CDS encoding TldD/PmbA family protein, with product MFEINELILKKAKELGFGDVVVLAYEQNRRQVRFANNEITVAKNWHTQKVNLFVEYQKRLASTTLTALDEDTIEKTLQMLMKSVKNLAPKEDYYGIAEGPFEYKDIPETFDRAIVELDEPDEYVERAINAALEEGAKRTAGVLYTDHNKLYLTTSNGVEAFDEGTGIEISIRAFIGDEESGHGTNSVRVLKKFDPESAGRKAGEIAKMAVNPVQGEAGTFDVIFDPLAFANLMSYMSFMASAFAVEAGFSFLVGKLGQKVANEIVTLKDIGNLPNGYGSRKFDDEGVPTRETTVIEKGTFRTFLLNTSFARKYKRETTANAGLLMPEAWNVYVEPGDYSKEELFSEVKRGIYITNVWYTRFQNYVTGDFSTIPRDGAFLIENGEIVKPIRNIRVSDNFQHILESIAALGKDLYHIHWWEVSTPVFTPYVLVKDVGITKATK from the coding sequence ATGTTTGAGATTAACGAATTAATCCTAAAAAAGGCGAAAGAGCTCGGCTTTGGCGATGTCGTTGTATTGGCTTACGAGCAAAACAGAAGACAGGTGAGGTTTGCTAACAACGAAATAACGGTTGCAAAGAACTGGCACACGCAAAAGGTAAACCTTTTCGTTGAGTACCAGAAGAGATTGGCCTCCACAACTTTAACAGCTCTGGATGAGGACACAATAGAAAAAACCCTCCAGATGCTGATGAAAAGCGTTAAAAACCTCGCTCCCAAGGAGGACTACTACGGAATAGCCGAGGGGCCTTTTGAGTACAAGGATATTCCAGAGACCTTTGATAGGGCAATAGTTGAGCTTGATGAGCCAGATGAATACGTTGAGAGAGCAATAAATGCTGCACTTGAAGAAGGGGCAAAAAGAACTGCAGGTGTCCTTTACACAGATCACAACAAGCTCTACCTAACTACAAGCAACGGTGTTGAAGCCTTTGACGAGGGAACGGGAATAGAGATAAGCATAAGGGCATTTATAGGCGATGAAGAGAGCGGGCATGGGACCAATTCGGTGAGGGTTCTTAAAAAGTTTGATCCAGAGAGTGCGGGGAGAAAAGCCGGAGAGATAGCAAAGATGGCCGTTAATCCGGTTCAAGGCGAAGCCGGGACTTTTGATGTAATATTCGATCCGCTGGCATTTGCCAACCTGATGAGCTACATGAGCTTCATGGCTTCAGCTTTTGCCGTAGAGGCCGGGTTCAGCTTTTTGGTGGGCAAGCTCGGGCAGAAGGTCGCCAACGAGATAGTGACCCTTAAGGACATCGGAAACCTGCCCAACGGCTACGGAAGCAGGAAGTTCGACGACGAGGGAGTTCCCACGAGGGAAACGACCGTCATAGAGAAAGGAACCTTCAGGACGTTCCTCCTCAACACAAGCTTTGCAAGGAAATACAAGAGGGAAACCACCGCAAATGCTGGTCTATTGATGCCCGAAGCTTGGAACGTCTATGTAGAGCCGGGGGATTATTCAAAGGAGGAGCTCTTCAGCGAGGTGAAGAGGGGAATCTACATAACCAACGTGTGGTACACAAGGTTCCAAAACTATGTTACCGGGGATTTCTCAACAATTCCAAGGGATGGGGCGTTTTTAATTGAAAACGGCGAAATAGTAAAGCCCATAAGAAACATAAGGGTAAGCGATAACTTCCAGCACATACTGGAGAGCATTGCAGCATTAGGAAAAGACCTCTACCACATCCACTGGTGGGAAGTGAGTACTCCTGTGTTTACTCCCTATGTGCTTGTAAAGGATGTGGGAATAACAAAGGCTACAAAATAG
- a CDS encoding APC family permease, whose translation MGNRVMKISKQRKDKAGKKSMHLWEAVSIGIGGMIGAGIFSILGVAIQISGNAVYLAFIMAGIVALFSTYSYAKLGARYPSAGGPVEFLIKGFGDNIISGGFNILLWIGYVFALALYARAFASYAMTFFPNAHHIYLNVFATGIILLFTAVNFIGSKAVGESELFIVTIKVGILILFSLIGFFSITPSLLSPEHWPSVNNVLFAAAVVFLAYEGFGLITNAAEDMEDPKKTLPRALFLSVVVTIMIYVGVSLTVVGNLPISEIVKARDYALAEAAKPFLGMVGFKIITIAALFSTSSAINATLYGAANVSYIIAKDGELPKGFDRKVWGRAMEGLFITAGLVLIFANFLDLEGISMLGSSAFLLIYAAVNFAHLRIYTETNASPYVIWISIIGCLASFGVLAYYEIKHSPLTLVVLVLVLGGSFMSEWIYRKKTSRTLKSKTFP comes from the coding sequence ATGGGGAATAGGGTTATGAAAATTTCAAAGCAAAGGAAAGATAAGGCAGGCAAAAAATCAATGCATCTATGGGAGGCTGTTTCTATAGGGATTGGAGGAATGATAGGAGCAGGTATCTTCTCAATACTTGGAGTTGCAATACAAATTTCGGGCAATGCAGTTTACCTTGCCTTTATAATGGCTGGAATTGTTGCTCTTTTTAGTACATACTCCTATGCAAAGCTTGGTGCAAGATATCCTTCTGCAGGAGGGCCTGTGGAATTCTTAATAAAAGGCTTTGGAGACAATATTATAAGTGGTGGATTTAATATTCTCCTTTGGATTGGTTATGTTTTTGCTCTTGCACTCTATGCACGGGCATTTGCTTCCTATGCTATGACATTCTTTCCTAATGCACATCATATTTACTTGAATGTTTTTGCAACGGGAATTATCCTCCTATTTACTGCTGTCAATTTTATAGGTTCAAAAGCTGTTGGGGAGTCAGAGCTTTTTATAGTGACAATAAAAGTGGGGATACTAATTTTATTTAGTTTAATCGGCTTCTTTTCTATCACCCCATCCTTACTATCTCCAGAGCACTGGCCATCGGTGAATAATGTGTTGTTTGCTGCTGCTGTAGTCTTTCTTGCGTATGAAGGTTTTGGCCTGATTACAAATGCTGCAGAAGACATGGAGGATCCTAAAAAAACACTCCCAAGGGCTTTATTTTTGAGTGTTGTAGTTACAATCATGATATATGTGGGAGTTTCCTTAACTGTAGTGGGGAACTTGCCTATATCAGAGATTGTGAAAGCCAGAGATTACGCACTTGCAGAAGCTGCCAAGCCCTTTCTTGGTATGGTAGGTTTTAAAATAATAACAATTGCCGCACTATTTTCTACATCTTCTGCAATTAATGCTACCTTATACGGAGCAGCAAACGTTAGTTACATAATTGCAAAGGATGGGGAACTACCGAAGGGGTTTGATAGAAAGGTGTGGGGAAGGGCTATGGAAGGATTATTCATAACTGCTGGTCTAGTCCTGATATTTGCCAACTTTTTGGATTTGGAGGGAATTTCCATGCTCGGTAGTTCTGCATTTCTTTTAATTTATGCTGCTGTTAACTTTGCTCATCTAAGGATATATACAGAAACCAATGCAAGCCCCTACGTAATCTGGATTTCAATTATTGGTTGCTTAGCATCTTTTGGGGTGTTGGCTTATTATGAAATTAAACATTCTCCATTAACTTTGGTTGTACTCGTTTTGGTTCTAGGAGGTTCCTTTATGAGCGAGTGGATATATCGTAAGAAAACATCAAGGACTCTCAAGTCTAAAACATTCCCTTAG